The DNA region aatttgaaattaaaaaaaatattaaaccccTTTGTTACCAAGCTAGGGAATGTTGTGGAGAATAGGATGGTGCGTGTCAAATATGCTGTCATGTACAGCTTTCTTTGGGATTCAATGATGACCTTCATTAATGTTGTTCAAATCATCTTGATGAAGGCTTCCTTATAAGGTGACGTATGACAATGATGGATCCAatatttctactttttttttctttcttatcctctctactttctctcttctctctttagTTTTTGCGCCTAGCCTTATTCAAAAAAgcaaattgacttttttttttttttttatgaaatttgatctatgttctttttattttttttaacttaatttttttcattttaatccttcaacatttggttggttaagaattacgcttcatttgttttttatgtttttctttttatggggtAACTCTGGTTTTATGACCTAAATCATAGGTTTAGAAGGTTAACTCGCGTCAACTTGGATTATTTTTCGtcttttttatcattcatttttttttttaaatcttgtccttcaacatttaattgatgTGAAATTggacttaataatttattttggttggaTTGATTTGGGTTATCTTGATTAATGCTTGaattagcaaaaataaaattttattttatttatttaaaacaattgaagctTTAGAACTAAATTTGAAACTAAAGAAAATGTTCAACCTTTTTGTTTGGCCAATTCAGAGACTAAATGTCGAACCATACTTTGGCACAACCGTGACTGACCTAAACATTCATGCTATAATAAGTAGCTAATCATCATCTTCAATGCCCAACAAGAAAAGCTAGACATGGAAAGGAGAATAAACGATTTATCATCATGACAACATCCCCTGATTAAAAGTTAATGCGCTGGAGAAGTTAGAAAAGGACAACGAATTTGCGGCGGTCTCATCGGAATCCCATTTGCATTACAGAACCAGAGACCTCCAACTTGAACACTGTCTCAGCATGCTGTCAATGGTGGAATGCcttcaaacacaaacaaaacttCCCCTTGGGTTGAAtcactgtagcaagtgaagcATGTGATGAGAAAACCAAAAGTGCTAAAGTAAACCTGAAAGGCAAGCAATGGATCAGATGCATAGCTAATGACCGAAGCTAGGAACATTTTGTTTCCTTCCACGTTATGTAAACGCCGTGTTATAGACACCTTCGCACGCCAGCATTCGTTGCAGCACCAATCAGATGTGTAATTAATAATACAAGGTAGGCATAAATTCACCAGGGTTCATTTAAGATGCTATAGCAGAAATTCACtaggaagaaaaaataacaaaaatatagacATGATGTCCCGCAGAGCACATCCCAGCATGAAGGAGCGAGTGGAAGCTGTCCAAAGCAAACTTCAAAATCATCATATCAAGCAAAACATTATAAAGGGAAAAGTTGTTATTCAAAATCATGGGCAATCAGGACCAGGAAAATCAGCATCTGTACAGATTTATAGCAGCACTACAGTCGATCCAAGTAAGTATTTGAGTtatatcaagttttatttaaaatgaatagGTTTTGCTCTTCCTGCATTCAGTCATAGAACTAAAAGAACAGAAATTTAACGTTAACAGTCAGCTGAGAAACAAGTGAACTACCCAGCTTACATAGCCCTGCCCCCTGATTATTGTTCTAATAAAGTATTCTCCTCACAGCATAAACATATTAGGCCGAAATCTTCAGTGCAGTGTCATTTATGTTATAACTTCCTTTTCAGCTATGCAAAAAACAACCTAATGCAAAATAGTTCTAGAGAAAACACCAAGAAATTGCACTTTTTTCCTTGGAATATGTATTTCCACAAAAGTTACGACAACATTATAGATATTTCTGACTTGCTATTGCCATGCAGTTGATACAATTGTTATCAATTTCCCTTTGTGTGTCTTAGATGTAAAAAAGTTGGGAATAACTTGAGTTCTCAAAAACTAGATGAGACCAGCTGACTGGACCTTAAAAATTAGGATAAAAATCCATGATGGTGCGACGTCACCTGAtcataagaaacaaaagtttGATAATGATAAGTCTGACTGCATAACATCAAGCTCCTTGTGATCTTCTACTTCATGCTGCATCTACTAGGCACAGGCAAAGGAAAGTTGAGTGCAAAAGCCTACCTCAAGCATGGAAAGAGCAAGGAACATGAAGGcacaaaaacaagaacatacaaaataaaactacATGTCAAGCCAGACTTTGGGATTCCAGGAGCTTTTCTTATGAAAAATCAACATAAGCATAAATTCTTCCTTGAATCTGTAACTCTTGAAATTCTAGACAATCAGATCATCTACTTTGACTGCAGATCTTGGGTGTATCCATTCCAAAAGACAAAATCAGAGCGCCTATTCTTCTCAAGCAAAGTAAGTTAAAAGCCAAACTtatatctataaatatataatgaagCACAATCAAACTCATACCTAATGTTGCAGAGTTATCTTCCAAATCATACACCTAGAGCTCTGGTGGAGTTGAGAAAGCTGGAACTTGCAAGCCTGAGAGGGGATGGAAAACAAGAGAGGAAGGAATGGGATCGAATCTATGACTATGATTATTACAACGATATTTGTAATCCAGATGAAGGTCAGGAACACATTAGACCAGTCCTGGGTGGTTCTGAATTACATCCATACCCCCGTCGGGTGAGAACAGGTCACCCTCCCAGCAACACAGGTAACCCAAATTTCTCTCTCACATGGTTCGGATGATCTGCCATGGTTCCTTTTCCTATAAAATTCCCTCGAAGCTTTTTCCACTGTTAAtacatgattttctttttgtttgctaCTTGTGATCACTTACATATAGAACCTTCAACCAAGAGCCGGACAGAAACAATCAATTTGGATATATATGTTCCTCCAGATGAGCGCTTTAGTCCCAAGAAATTATCAGAGTTCATATCAAATTCAATCCAGGCTACAGTGCATTTCATTATCACAGAGGCAGAATCATTATTCAAACTAGATTCCAGTAGCGTTGAGTCGTTTGACGAGATACATGATATGTTTTCTAGCAAGAGAAGCAAAGCAGTAGAGGGAAAGGCCAAAGACAAATTGAAGGGAAAggtcaaagaaaaattgaagaaattagttCCAGATGTCCTTTTCAAAGAAATTACTTATGCAGGCAAAGAGGACCTCGTGAAATTCCCATTACCTCAAATTATAACAGGTAATTCCTCTAGCAATCTGCTCTTATAATTCATAGATCATAAAGGATTGTGTTCTATTAAATTGTCTCAGCATTATGCAtctattttaaatgtattttgcaGAAAATGAATTAGCCTGGAGAAACGATGAGGAATTTGGACGTCAAATGCTTGCAGGAACTAATCCAGCAAGGATACAATGTTTGGAGGTTTCTCTAACCTTATGAACTGCATTGGATCTATCATCAGCTTAAAGCCTAAACCTGCACCATTCAATACCACTATCCATTAATCAAGAAATTTCCTTGATATGTTCATAAGGCATGAACTACATACAACAGACAAACATAACAAAGATCATGTTCCCTATACAGTTCATGTTGATTTCAAACCCACAGTACAGTTCTTATAAGTTGCTCTTCACAGTTCAACACTGTAGCAGCCGGTCACCTTGATACTGAGTCATGATTTAGTCATAAGCACCCATCAGACGTTCTAATTTGACTATACTTCACAGGTATTCCCACCAGAAGGCAGAAATGGAGGGAGTACAATAGATGCATCACACATAGAGCACAGCCTTGATGGGTTGACACTTCGCCAGGTAACCATCCGCATCCTTCTCCACTCAGTAAACCtctcctttttccttttcttcccccccccccccctctccgAGGAGATTGATGATGCACAACAAGAGTAATCACAGGACATGAAATTCGTTTCATAAATGAAACTAGGCTAGAggttaatgttaaattagaaTGGTGAACACTTGTAgagttcaaaaaattataaactaagcAGGGAAATAATAGAATACACAAAATGTAAGGTTCAGATATCTAGGAACAGCGACAGAGGTTTAACAAAACTCATAAGCCAAGAAATAACTTTTTCACGCACCAATAAATACTTAAAACCATTTATGTTCCATGTCCaagatttattattatacataaGGTATTAAGAGACAAGAGAGATGTTAAATTATGAATGCAAGAGGTCTTCTATAGCTATTCACTTCtttctaaatataaatcacaGGCAATGAATGAATGGAGGATACTCATCTTGGATCACCACGCCTATCTCATGCCGTATTTAAGCAAAATTAACATAAACGGTATTTGTGCTTATGCATCAAGAACactatttttcttaagaaatgaTGCTACATTGAAGCCATTAGCAATAGAATTGAGCCTGCCTGGCTCCAGTGAGTACACAAGCTCCAGTGAGGACACAGGCTCCAGTGAGGACACAGAAGTCAGCAGGGTGTTTCTCCCAGCAAATCAAGGAACTGAAGCGGCACTATGGCAGCTTGCTAAAGCTCATGTTGCAGCTAATGACTCAGCATACCACCAACTAGTCAGCCATTGGTGAGTTGAGACACTTTGCCAATGTCAATCCTGGATTTTCCATATTATTTGTGGAGTTTTACCcagaacaaaaatattttctcagaGGTCAACAGCTAAGCATTATATAGGCCATCTAAtgactgtttcttttttttctttctttctttcttttcgagAATTTTTGACTGAAATTTCTAAATGCATTCTTAAATCATTACTGATGGttcatagaaaaaagaaatacctTCCTATTCACAACAGAATGCCCAATGCTTTTGTTTTCTCTGATGTGTGCATTTTCCAGGTTACACACTCATGCAGTAGTTGAGCCGTTCATTATTGCAACTAGAAGGCAGTTGAGTGTCATGCACCCAATCAACTGGCTACTACGTCCTCATTTCAAGGACACCATGCACATAAACGCATTGGCTCGGAGTATCCTCATAAACTCTAGAGGAATCCTTGAGAAAACACTCTTTTCTGGTGAAATATCCATGGAATTGTCTTCTGAACTCTATAAAGAATGGAGATTTGATGAACAAGCTCTTCCTGCTGATCTTGTCAAAAGGTAATTCATTCTAACAAATAGCCCCCCTCTCCCTTGCATCTAGTTTCTTTTTGTTATCAACACAACAGGGGGGAAAATCCATAATGTCAACATTTAAGTTGAGATCATACGATTATTTTCATTATCTGTAGATAGTTAATATAATAAACAAGAGAATAGGAAACAAAGaacataaatatcataaaatgtgTCAGGGATACGCTGAATATTTTCCATGCATTCTAGAGGAAGTGCAAAATAAAATTCTGAGCCTATAAAACCAAAGTGAGCATAGTAGAAAACAAACACCTAGAAGCAACctaaaaaatcagaaaacatGAATTCTTACTCTAGCATTCAGTTCTAATGTTGTCTTATAACAAATGCTATTTCAGAGGATTGGCCCTGGAAGACCCAGACAATCCAAATAATCCCACTGGGGTACAGCTCCTCTTCGATGATTATCCCTATGCTGCAGATGGACTTGATATTTGGCATGCCATCAAGACATGGGTCACGGACTTCTGCTCACTTTTCTACAAAGACGATTCTTCTGTCAATTCTGATGTAGAAATTCAAGCATGGTGGTCTGAGATCCAGAATGTGGGCCATGGTGATAAGCGCAACGAGACATGGTGGTACAAAATGACAACTCTCTCAGACCTAACAGAGGCTCTAACAACACTCATATGGATTACATCAGGCCTTCATGCTTCCGTCAACTTTGGGCAATATGCATATTCTGGCTGCCCTTTAAATCGTCCCATGCTATGTCGAAAATTTATTCCAGAGGAAGGGACAGAACAATTTGCCGAGTTCTTAAGAGATCCAGACAAATATTATCTTAACATGCTGCCCGGCAGATTTGAGATGAGCCTTGGTATAGCATTAACAGAGGTTCTCTCGAAGCACACATCTGATGAAGTATACTTAGGTCAGAGGCCGCTGTTAGAGTGCAGTGACAATAGAGTTCAGCAAAAATTCAAGAAGTTCAATGAACATCTCCAAGAGATAGAGAAGAAAATTATTCAGAGGAACAAAGATCCCGAGTTTAAGAACAGGAGCGGCCCTGCCAAGATCCCATACGAACTTCTCTACCCAGATACATCCAGTGTTGGATCCAAATGGGGCATCACAGGAAAGGGGATCCCTAACAGCATATCAATATAGCACGACTTCATTATACTGCAAACTGTAGTCCAGTGATGACTAAACAGTCACTATAAAAGCGTTTCTCCAAAATATATACTTGTCCAAAGCATGTTAAGCTCCACCATTTTCCTGGTCTCATCCTGATAGTGATTGCATTACTGAAACATGTTCTTTGTTTCTTATGAGTCGAAGGAGATAAAATATCAAAGGTTCAATTTAATAGTATTCATCCAAGGCAGTATGTTGCCAATGGACTTTGTCTCACCGAGACAATCATCGAAAGTGGAGAAAGCTAGAGCCAGAGAATCAAATGGGACTATAACATTTGTCTTAGATGTGCACGCAAGATTAACAGTAAAATGATGAAAGACAGacaaaggagagagaaaaaaaaactagaagataaAAACTAATGGTTCAGTGAATACagatataaattaaagaagCAGATATATGAAAGACATACAAAATATGTCACAGCAGCTACCAAAATTCAGCACTATTTCCTGTGACCTTGAGATGTCCCAGAAAACCAGCAGCCCATTAAATACTGGCCAATCATGCAACCATTCCATCTTCCATCTTGTAAAAAACACGGGTATTTATTAGCAACATCGACCCTGAAGTGCAAATGCTGCCATATCGACAGTTCCAGGATTGCCCAACACCATATCAGCAACCATTTCAGCAGTACCCAAAGCCTtccaaatggaagaaaaaaaaatgatgagtgATTCTTTTGTTCAGCAGAGATTTATCAGCGgtcaaaaggataaaaataactaCGAAGCTAATTTCCAAATACAGGCAGTGAACATAAGCTGTCACTAATCCAGTTTAGTTTACAACTAGAAAAATATGGTCAAACTTAAAAgcctgaatttatttttaaaaggggaaaaaagaataagaaaggaaaaacaccTAACCACTTTTCTTCAGTGGAAAAGGGGGATACAGATATTACCATAGAAAGTCCTCCTCCTTCATGCCCAGTTGCGATGATCACATTCATCAAACCAGGCACAGGCCCAATCACTGGCTTCCCATCAGGCACTAGAACAGTAGAACACATTTCATAATTACAAGGTGATGGCTTAAAgtacaaatttaaaattctcaAGTCCCAGTGCtttggaaataatttttttcctctatGCATATCCTGAAGTACATGGACTTACTATACGGGCGTAATCCTATTCTCACTTTTCTATCCAAAGTGAAATCTCCAAGGGGCAGCTCTTTTAGTTTGGGAAAGAACTCTCCGGCCCTCTTCCATATATGATTGATAATGGACTCATCCACTCTAGTGCTATACCCAGTAAACTGACGGCTGCTCCCTGAAAAGTTCAATAGTAGATGATGGCCACACAAGCAGTCATTGAATGAACAACAGTATCTTATTTTAAAGTAACATAAttatgaagaaaacaatatgCTAGGAAGAGTGGAAGACGTGACATAAATATCCATGATTTACCAGAAAGCCACACTCACTCTCTATTCGCCAAATACAATTACTCATGCAAACAATATAGTATTAAGTCTCATGAGGTTGCAATTCACCCAAGTTATTGTATGCAAGTTAAGATCGATGATATTAGATATCATGAACTAAAAGTATAATTTTCTTACCAAGAACAAGGTTTCCCATTGTGTCCATGGTGGCCGTCATCGAGACAGACAGGGCTTGCCCTTCCTCAACCTTTACTGAATGTGAACTTTTGTGATCTAAAGAATCATGTAGATGATCAACATAACCCATCTCCATCAGGCCATGGTCCAATCTAAAGGCACTAAAGTTCTCAAGGACAACCAAGTGACCCtgttaaaaagattaaatgCATAACAGGTCTTATATATACAACAAATGCAAGATACAAAATTGAATCACCCAATAGGGCTCacgtttaataaaaaaaaaaaaaaaaaaaaaacaaagaaagaaagaaagaaaatggtaaCCCCAGGCCATTTTATATAAtgcaaaagaagaataaaaatcttGGGTTATGTGATCCTATTTCCAACCTTCCGAGGCTTAACAGGGACATTCAACAAAATATTTGATTCTCTAAACAAGTCATGTGCCAAAGACCCGCTCCAACAACCAGCCGCCACTATAACAGCCTTCTTGCTGTACAATGTATTCTTGGAAGTCCGAACACCTTCAACCTCACTACTGCTATCAGATCTGTACACGTTAGAATTGAAGTAGTAATCTCATAACTTATACCCCCTTGAAATCACAAAGAATTCACAGCCAGTTACAGAGATGTGTGAGAATAAACCTCAATAAACTTGTCACTGGATCATGAAAGAACTCCGCATATCTCCCTTTTGTAGAAAAATGCCTATTAGCCTACATACACATGAGCCACACAAGCATGAATTCCACCACATGCCAACTGAAAACAATGCTGACTAATTGAGAcaagagaaaaattaataaacctttTGAATGAATGCAACAGCACGTTGAGCGTCCAATTGACAATCATCGGGTAGAAACGCAGCCCCACCATCTTTACCGACCTCAAGCTCAGGTTCTTTTAATCGCAAAGCATCACTTGTTAAGTACTCTGCTCTCAATCCAGCTTCAGATAATCTCTTCACCTTCTTTTTCAACGTTGCCGCCTCTTCGGCAGTTCTGCCTACCAGCAAACTTCCTATAacaataatttaagaaaaaaaaatcacaaacaatTATCACACTGCCCaattagctaaacataatagtTATCTTCAGAGActtttatgaataaatttaaataattaccagTCCGTTTCCAACCTAATTCTTGTAACGGATCCAGGCCTTGGGTACGCACATTCTCTGCAAACATTTGCCACAGTTTGTAGCTTCTCATTGTAAGGTCCCATGTGTCACTCTCTGGTTCCTTGTGCACCATCCACAAGTATCCCTGCCCTGTAACCGTcaca from Populus alba chromosome 14, ASM523922v2, whole genome shotgun sequence includes:
- the LOC118063407 gene encoding linoleate 9S-lipoxygenase, which gives rise to MMSRRAHPSMKERVEAVQSKLQNHHIKQNIIKGKVVIQNHGQSGPGKSASVQIYSSTTVDPSTGKGKLSAKAYLKHGKSKEHEGTKTRTYKIKLHVKPDFGIPGAFLMKNQHKHKFFLESVTLEILDNQIIYFDCRSWVYPFQKTKSERLFFSSKSYLPNHTPRALVELRKLELASLRGDGKQERKEWDRIYDYDYYNDICNPDEGQEHIRPVLGGSELHPYPRRVRTGHPPSNTEPSTKSRTETINLDIYVPPDERFSPKKLSEFISNSIQATVHFIITEAESLFKLDSSSVESFDEIHDMFSSKRSKAVEGKAKDKLKGKVKEKLKKLVPDVLFKEITYAGKEDLVKFPLPQIITENELAWRNDEEFGRQMLAGTNPARIQCLEVFPPEGRNGGSTIDASHIEHSLDGLTLRQAMNEWRILILDHHAYLMPYLSKININGICAYASRTLFFLRNDATLKPLAIELSLPGSSEYTSSSEDTGSSEDTEVSRVFLPANQGTEAALWQLAKAHVAANDSAYHQLVSHWLHTHAVVEPFIIATRRQLSVMHPINWLLRPHFKDTMHINALARSILINSRGILEKTLFSGEISMELSSELYKEWRFDEQALPADLVKRGLALEDPDNPNNPTGVQLLFDDYPYAADGLDIWHAIKTWVTDFCSLFYKDDSSVNSDVEIQAWWSEIQNVGHGDKRNETWWYKMTTLSDLTEALTTLIWITSGLHASVNFGQYAYSGCPLNRPMLCRKFIPEEGTEQFAEFLRDPDKYYLNMLPGRFEMSLGIALTEVLSKHTSDEVYLGQRPLLECSDNRVQQKFKKFNEHLQEIEKKIIQRNKDPEFKNRSGPAKIPYELLYPDTSSVGSKWGITGKGIPNSISI
- the LOC118063408 gene encoding uncharacterized protein isoform X3, whose amino-acid sequence is MASVTLHIQSPPLNHDVVSLPRNHFPVVTFKTTFFGSSLTANGKPLSLRKTFRTQPVITSSSSSSSTHTFDVVIIGAGIIGLTIARQFLIGSDLSVAVVDKDVPCSGATGAGQGYLWMVHKEPESDTWDLTMRSYKLWQMFAENVRTQGLDPLQELGSLLVGRTAEEAATLKKKVKRLSEAGLRAEYLTSDALRLKEPELEVGKDGGAAFLPDDCQLDAQRAVAFIQKANRHFSTKGRYAEFFHDPVTSLLRSDSSSEVEGVRTSKNTLYSKKAVIVAAGCWSGSLAHDLFRESNILLNVPVKPRKGHLVVLENFSAFRLDHGLMEMGYVDHLHDSLDHKSSHSVKVEEGQALSVSMTATMDTMGNLVLGSSRQFTGYSTRVDESIINHIWKRAGEFFPKLKELPLGDFTLDRKVRIGLRPYMPDGKPVIGPVPGLMNVIIATGHEGGGLSMALGTAEMVADMVLGNPGTVDMAAFALQGRCC
- the LOC118063408 gene encoding uncharacterized protein isoform X2, which codes for MASVTLHIQSPPLNHDVVSLPRNHFPVVTFKTTFFGSSLTANGKPLSLRKTFRTQPVITSSSSSSSTHTFDVVIIGAGIIGLTIARQFLIGSDLSVAVVDKDVPCSGATGAGQGYLWMVHKEPESDTWDLTMRSYKLWQMFAENVRTQGLDPLQELGWKRTGSLLVGRTAEEAATLKKKVKRLSEAGLRAEYLTSDALRLKEPELEVGKDGGAAFLPDDCQLDAQRAVAFIQKANRHFSTKGRYAEFFHDPVTSLLRSDSSSEVEGVRTSKNTLYSKKAVIVAAGCWSGSLAHDLFRESNILLNVPVKPRKGHLVVLENFSAFRLDHGLMEMGYVDHLHDSLDHKSSHSVKVEEGQALSVSMTATMDTMGNLVLGSSRQFTGYSTRVDESIINHIWKRAGEFFPKLKELPLGDFTLDRKVRIGLRPYMPDGKPVIGPVPGLMNVIIATGHEGGGLSMALGTAEMVADMVLGNPGTVDMAAFALQGRCC
- the LOC118063408 gene encoding uncharacterized protein isoform X1, with the protein product MASVTLHIQSPPLNHDVVSLPRNHFPVVTFKTTFFGSSLTANGKPLSLRKTFRTQPVITSSSSSSSTHTFDVVIIGAGIIGLTIARQFLIGSDLSVAVVDKDVPCSGATGAGQGYLWMVHKEPESDTWDLTMRSYKLWQMFAENVRTQGLDPLQELGWKRTGSLLVGRTAEEAATLKKKVKRLSEAGLRAEYLTSDALRLKEPELEVGKDGGAAFLPDDCQLDAQRAVAFIQKANRHFSTKGRYAEFFHDPVTSLLRSDSSSEVEGVRTSKNTLYSKKAVIVAAGCWSGSLAHDLFRESNILLNVPVKPRKGHLVVLENFSAFRLDHGLMEMGYVDHLHDSLDHKSSHSVKVEEGQALSVSMTATMDTMGNLVLGSSRQFTGYSTRVDESIINHIWKRAGEFFPKLKELPLGDFTLDRKVRIGLRPYMPDGKPVIGPVPGLMNVIIATGHEGGGLSMVISVSPFSTEEKWLGVFPFLFFFPLLKINSGF